A genomic window from Limibacillus sp. includes:
- a CDS encoding Hsp20 family protein — protein sequence MRSYDMTPLLRSTVGFDRMARMMDSLARMDEQGGGYPPYNIEKLGEDDYRISMAVAGFSEDEITITVQDGGVVIHGEAQQKEEQEEATFLHRGIARRAFERRFDLADHIKVTGASLENGLLHIDLVREVPEAMKPRTIAITKGEKKAKAIEHEAA from the coding sequence ATGCGAAGCTACGACATGACCCCGCTGCTGCGTTCCACCGTCGGTTTCGACCGCATGGCCCGGATGATGGACTCCCTGGCCCGCATGGACGAACAGGGCGGCGGCTATCCCCCCTACAACATCGAAAAGCTTGGTGAGGACGATTACCGCATCTCCATGGCGGTCGCCGGCTTCTCCGAGGACGAGATCACCATCACCGTGCAGGACGGCGGCGTGGTCATCCACGGCGAGGCTCAGCAGAAGGAAGAGCAGGAGGAAGCCACCTTCCTGCACCGCGGCATCGCCCGCCGCGCCTTCGAGCGCCGCTTCGATCTCGCCGACCACATCAAGGTGACCGGCGCGTCGCTTGAGAACGGGCTTCTGCACATCGACCTGGTGCGCGAGGTGCCCGAGGCCATGAAGCCGCGCACCATCGCCATCACCAAGGGCGAGAAGAAGGCCAAGGCCATCGAGCACGAGGCCGCGTAA
- the rpmE gene encoding 50S ribosomal protein L31: MKKDIHPEYHTIKVVMTDGSEFETRSTMGKEGDTLRLDIDPKTHPAWTGVHRLMDSGGQLAKFKKRFQGLGLKQQ; this comes from the coding sequence ATGAAAAAAGATATTCATCCCGAGTACCACACCATCAAGGTGGTGATGACCGACGGCAGCGAGTTCGAGACCCGCTCGACCATGGGCAAGGAAGGCGACACGCTGCGCCTGGACATCGACCCCAAGACGCATCCGGCCTGGACCGGCGTCCATCGCCTGATGGACTCGGGCGGCCAGCTCGCCAAGTTCAAGAAGCGCTTCCAGGGCCTGGGCCTGAAGCAGCAGTAA
- a CDS encoding tellurite resistance TerB family protein — translation MTAPQDALIYSMVVMSAADRSMSDRELNTIGEIVRHLPVFQGFDLNRLPEVVGNCMAYLEDEDGLDTLIDAISEALPERLYETAYALACDIAAVDGTATQEELRLLEMMRHGLPVGRLPAAAIERGARARYMKPE, via the coding sequence ATGACCGCCCCGCAAGACGCCCTCATCTATTCCATGGTGGTGATGTCCGCCGCCGACCGTTCCATGTCCGACCGGGAGCTGAACACCATCGGCGAGATCGTCCGGCATCTGCCGGTCTTTCAGGGCTTCGACCTCAACCGCCTGCCCGAGGTCGTCGGCAACTGCATGGCCTACCTCGAGGACGAGGATGGGCTCGACACTCTGATCGACGCGATCAGCGAGGCCCTGCCCGAGCGTCTCTACGAGACGGCCTACGCCCTGGCCTGCGACATCGCCGCCGTCGATGGGACGGCGACCCAGGAGGAATTGCGGTTGCTGGAGATGATGCGCCACGGCCTGCCGGTCGGCCGCCTGCCCGCCGCCGCCATCGAGCGCGGCGCCCGCGCGCGCTACATGAAGCCCGAATAA
- a CDS encoding ABC transporter ATP-binding protein/permease: MRPTHLDPNYKSDGHWTTLRELAPYLWREGRGDLKVRVVVALVLLVAAKLTNVYVPIILKMAVDRLGSGADALVVAPIGLLIAYGLARVGALGFGELRDSLFARVAQNAIREVALKTFRHLHALSLRFHLERQTGGLTRAIDRGVKGIEFLLFFVVFNVLPTLVEVGLVAGILWYMLDFRFAAITLVVIVAFVIFTFKVTAWRIGIRRQMNEADNTANTRAVDSLLNYETVKYFGNEEHEARRLDKGLRSYEEAAVKSRYSLSMLNAGQSVIIAFGITLMMILAAQGVAAGTMTVGDFVMVNAYLLQLAMPLNFLGTVYREIKQSLVDLELLFKLTHEDAEIRDKPGAPDLKVEGGEVRFEGVDFDYDPRRKVLRDVSFTVPPGNRVAIVGPSGAGKSTISRLLFRFYDVNAGAIKIDGQDIREVSQQSLRAAIAIVPQDTVLFNDTLYYNISYGRPGASREEIEAAAKLARIDEFIRQLPDGYETTVGERGLKLSGGEKQRVAIARAILKQPAIFLFDEATSSLDTATEREIQQSLSEVSQDRTTLVIAHRLSTIVDADEIIVLQQGQIAERGSHQDLLEREGVYAQMWARQQAGEEDRGKSVRQAAEHPDAEEEEQAAEGVAAPHPTR; encoded by the coding sequence ATGCGACCCACCCATCTCGACCCCAACTACAAGAGCGACGGCCACTGGACCACGCTGCGCGAGCTCGCCCCCTATCTCTGGCGCGAGGGGCGCGGCGACCTGAAGGTGCGGGTCGTGGTGGCGCTGGTGCTGCTGGTGGCGGCCAAGCTGACCAACGTCTATGTCCCGATCATCCTGAAGATGGCCGTGGACCGCCTTGGCAGCGGCGCGGACGCGCTGGTGGTGGCGCCCATCGGCCTGCTGATCGCCTACGGCCTCGCGCGGGTCGGCGCCCTGGGCTTCGGCGAGTTGCGCGACAGCCTCTTTGCCCGCGTCGCGCAGAACGCGATCCGTGAGGTGGCCCTGAAGACCTTCCGGCACCTGCATGCGCTTTCGCTCCGCTTTCACCTGGAACGCCAGACCGGCGGCCTGACCCGCGCCATCGACCGCGGCGTCAAAGGCATCGAGTTCCTGCTGTTCTTCGTGGTCTTCAACGTCCTGCCGACCCTGGTCGAGGTCGGGCTGGTCGCGGGCATCCTCTGGTACATGCTCGACTTCCGTTTCGCGGCCATCACGCTGGTCGTCATCGTCGCCTTCGTGATCTTCACCTTCAAGGTGACGGCCTGGCGCATCGGCATCCGGCGGCAGATGAACGAGGCCGACAACACCGCCAATACCCGGGCGGTCGACAGCCTGCTGAACTACGAGACGGTCAAGTATTTCGGCAACGAGGAGCACGAGGCCCGGCGTCTGGACAAGGGCCTGCGCTCCTACGAGGAAGCGGCGGTGAAGTCGCGCTACTCGCTTTCCATGCTGAACGCGGGTCAGTCGGTCATCATTGCCTTCGGCATCACTCTGATGATGATCCTGGCGGCCCAGGGCGTGGCCGCCGGAACCATGACGGTGGGCGACTTCGTGATGGTCAACGCCTACCTGCTGCAGCTCGCCATGCCGCTCAACTTCCTCGGCACGGTCTACCGCGAGATCAAGCAGTCGCTGGTCGACCTGGAACTGCTATTCAAGCTGACCCATGAGGACGCGGAGATCCGCGACAAGCCGGGCGCGCCGGACTTGAAGGTGGAGGGCGGCGAGGTCCGTTTCGAGGGCGTCGACTTCGACTACGACCCGCGCCGCAAGGTGCTGCGCGATGTGTCCTTCACCGTGCCGCCCGGCAACCGTGTCGCCATCGTGGGGCCCTCGGGCGCGGGCAAGTCCACCATCTCCCGCCTGCTGTTCCGCTTCTATGACGTGAACGCGGGCGCGATCAAGATCGACGGGCAGGACATCCGCGAGGTCAGCCAACAGTCGCTGCGCGCGGCCATCGCCATCGTGCCGCAGGATACGGTTCTATTTAATGATACGTTATACTATAACATTTCCTATGGCCGCCCCGGCGCCAGCCGCGAGGAGATCGAGGCCGCGGCCAAGCTCGCGCGCATCGACGAGTTCATCCGCCAACTGCCCGATGGCTATGAGACCACGGTGGGAGAGCGCGGCCTGAAGCTTTCCGGCGGCGAGAAGCAGCGCGTGGCCATCGCCCGCGCGATCCTGAAGCAGCCCGCGATCTTCCTCTTCGACGAGGCGACCTCCTCGCTCGACACCGCGACCGAGCGGGAGATTCAGCAGAGCCTCTCGGAGGTCTCCCAGGACCGCACGACACTGGTGATCGCCCACCGTCTCTCCACCATCGTGGACGCCGACGAGATCATCGTGCTGCAACAGGGCCAGATCGCCGAGCGCGGCAGCCATCAGGATCTGCTGGAGCGCGAGGGCGTCTACGCCCAGATGTGGGCCCGCCAGCAGGCCGGCGAAGAGGATCGCGGCAAGTCCGTGCGTCAGGCCGCCGAGCATCCGGACGCCGAAGAGGAAGAGCAAGCCGCCGAAGGCGTGGCGGCGCCGCATCCCACGCGCTAG
- the recQ gene encoding DNA helicase RecQ — MGGEANPADSLAGEARERLKSVFGFEAFRAGQEEIVSAVLGGRDVMAVMPTGSGKSLCYQLPALLLPGLTVVISPLIALMRNQVAQLRAFGIEAGSLNSSNDEGENERVFSAIDEGRLKLLYLSPERLMTAGTESLLRRAGVRLLAVDEAHCVSQWGHDFRPEYLQIGELRHALGDVQMMALTATADAATQSDIARRLFEEPPLKVIHGFDRPNLFLAMQPKANARRQILDFMEPQKGESGIVYCASRRQTEELAAQLRLKGYKAYAYHAGQDKETREEAQDRFLQEDGIVIVATIAFGMGIDKPDVRFVAHANLPKTIEAYYQEIGRAGRDGLPAKTLTLYGLDDIRLRRQQIEEGDAAPEQKRSELQRLNALVALCEAPRCRRQTLLAYFDEESAACGHCDLCKEGVELFDATVEAQKIMSAILRTGERFGAEHIIAVLRGEETANIVKFGHDKLPTFGVGAEIGKNEWRSLMRQVYAAGAVTMDLEGYGRWCVTERGRAILKGEERLELRKESLKPRARGGSRREAAETPADVDKGLLSALKKLRLELAREQSVPAYVVFPDRTLIDMARLRPRNLNQMGRVSGVGEAKLDRYGDTFLEAIAAYEEAADL, encoded by the coding sequence GTGGGGGGCGAAGCCAATCCAGCCGACAGCCTAGCGGGTGAGGCGCGCGAGCGCCTGAAAAGCGTGTTCGGCTTCGAGGCCTTCCGCGCCGGGCAGGAGGAGATCGTCTCCGCCGTGCTCGGCGGGCGCGACGTCATGGCGGTGATGCCCACCGGGTCCGGCAAGTCGCTCTGCTATCAGCTTCCCGCCCTGCTGCTGCCCGGCCTGACCGTGGTGATCTCGCCCCTGATCGCCCTGATGCGCAATCAGGTGGCCCAGCTTCGCGCTTTCGGCATCGAAGCGGGCAGCCTCAATTCCAGCAACGACGAGGGCGAGAACGAACGGGTCTTCTCGGCCATCGACGAGGGGCGGCTGAAGCTCCTCTATCTGTCGCCCGAGCGCCTCATGACGGCGGGCACCGAGAGCTTGCTGCGCCGGGCCGGCGTGCGCCTGCTGGCGGTTGACGAGGCGCACTGCGTATCCCAGTGGGGACATGACTTCCGGCCGGAATACCTCCAGATCGGCGAGCTGCGCCACGCCCTGGGCGATGTCCAGATGATGGCCTTGACGGCCACCGCCGATGCAGCCACCCAGTCCGACATCGCCCGGCGCCTGTTCGAAGAGCCGCCGCTCAAGGTCATTCACGGCTTTGACCGCCCCAACCTCTTCCTCGCCATGCAGCCCAAGGCCAACGCGCGCCGCCAGATCCTGGACTTCATGGAGCCGCAGAAGGGCGAGAGCGGCATCGTCTACTGCGCCTCGCGCCGACAGACGGAGGAGCTGGCGGCCCAACTCCGCCTCAAGGGCTACAAGGCCTACGCCTATCACGCCGGTCAGGACAAGGAGACCCGCGAGGAGGCGCAGGACCGCTTTTTGCAGGAAGACGGCATTGTGATCGTGGCGACCATCGCCTTTGGCATGGGGATCGACAAGCCCGACGTACGCTTCGTCGCCCATGCGAACTTGCCCAAGACCATCGAGGCCTACTATCAGGAGATCGGCCGCGCCGGGCGCGACGGCCTGCCGGCGAAGACGCTGACGCTCTACGGTCTGGACGACATCCGCCTGCGCCGCCAGCAGATCGAGGAGGGCGACGCCGCGCCCGAGCAAAAACGCAGCGAGCTTCAGCGACTGAACGCCCTGGTCGCGCTCTGCGAGGCGCCCCGCTGCCGCCGCCAGACGCTGCTCGCCTATTTCGACGAGGAGAGCGCGGCCTGCGGGCACTGCGATCTCTGCAAGGAAGGGGTCGAGCTGTTCGACGCGACGGTGGAAGCGCAGAAGATCATGTCCGCGATCCTGCGCACCGGCGAGCGCTTCGGCGCGGAACACATCATCGCGGTCCTGCGCGGGGAGGAGACCGCGAACATCGTGAAGTTCGGCCACGACAAGCTGCCGACCTTCGGCGTCGGCGCGGAGATCGGCAAGAACGAGTGGCGCTCCCTTATGCGTCAGGTCTACGCCGCCGGCGCCGTCACCATGGACCTGGAGGGCTATGGCCGCTGGTGCGTGACGGAGCGGGGTCGGGCCATCCTGAAGGGCGAGGAACGCCTGGAGTTGCGCAAGGAGAGCCTGAAGCCCAGAGCGCGCGGGGGCAGCCGGCGCGAGGCCGCAGAGACGCCCGCGGACGTCGACAAGGGCCTGCTCTCGGCCCTGAAGAAGCTGCGCCTGGAACTGGCGCGCGAGCAGTCGGTCCCGGCCTATGTGGTCTTCCCCGACCGCACGCTGATCGACATGGCGCGGCTCCGGCCGCGAAACCTCAACCAGATGGGCCGGGTAAGCGGCGTCGGAGAGGCCAAGCTGGACCGCTACGGCGATACTTTCCTGGAGGCCATTGCCGCCTATGAGGAGGCCGCCGACCTCTAG
- a CDS encoding dienelactone hydrolase family protein: MVAVARRSILRGAASLPLATILASPSLVRAAAGETERVTITTPSGREVSGALAMPDALPAPTVLLIHEWWGLNDHIKTMATEFAKQGYIALAVDLYGGEVAMAGDRDAAQSLMQGVDAGEATETLTAWTEWLRGHEFATGKVGTVGWCFGGGWSLSASIATPVDATVIYYGRVNQPVEEIAKLQGPVLGHFATRDGWINAEMVGGFERALETNGKSAEIHWYVADHAFANPTGERYDEEDAALSWTRTLTFFAEHLKG; this comes from the coding sequence ATGGTCGCAGTCGCACGCCGTTCCATCCTGAGAGGGGCCGCCAGCCTTCCGCTCGCCACCATCCTCGCCAGCCCAAGCCTGGTCAGGGCCGCCGCCGGCGAGACCGAGCGGGTCACCATCACCACGCCCAGCGGGCGCGAGGTCTCCGGCGCCCTCGCCATGCCGGATGCGCTGCCCGCGCCCACGGTGCTGCTGATCCACGAATGGTGGGGTCTCAACGACCACATCAAGACCATGGCGACCGAGTTCGCAAAGCAGGGCTACATCGCTCTCGCCGTCGACCTCTACGGCGGTGAAGTCGCCATGGCGGGCGACCGGGACGCAGCGCAGAGCCTGATGCAGGGGGTCGACGCCGGAGAGGCCACCGAGACCCTGACCGCCTGGACGGAGTGGCTGCGCGGGCATGAATTCGCGACCGGCAAGGTCGGGACCGTCGGCTGGTGCTTCGGCGGCGGCTGGTCGCTCTCCGCCTCGATCGCAACGCCGGTCGACGCCACGGTCATCTACTACGGCCGCGTGAACCAGCCGGTCGAGGAGATCGCCAAGCTTCAGGGCCCCGTCCTGGGCCACTTCGCCACGCGCGACGGCTGGATCAACGCCGAAATGGTGGGCGGCTTCGAGCGCGCGCTGGAGACCAACGGCAAGAGCGCGGAGATCCACTGGTACGTGGCCGACCACGCCTTCGCCAACCCGACCGGCGAGCGCTACGACGAAGAGGACGCCGCGCTCTCCTGGACCCGCACCCTCACCTTCTTCGCCGAACACCTGAAGGGCTGA
- a CDS encoding VOC family protein, with protein MTETKAPALSLTHQALHARDLEATLAFYRDYCGLEEIHRREDEPGVRVVWIAEPGREKRFVFVVIEGGPGRVRREGDLSHLGFACADRRGVDELAEKAEAEGRLIWPVTEAPAPLGYFCGVEDPDGNLVEFSYGQPLGPQLGKPPGPGEERS; from the coding sequence ATGACCGAGACGAAAGCCCCAGCCCTATCGCTCACCCACCAGGCGCTGCATGCGCGCGACCTGGAGGCGACGCTCGCCTTCTACCGCGACTATTGCGGCTTGGAGGAGATCCACCGGCGCGAGGACGAGCCCGGCGTGCGGGTGGTCTGGATCGCCGAGCCGGGCCGCGAGAAGCGCTTCGTCTTCGTGGTGATCGAAGGCGGGCCCGGCCGGGTGAGGCGCGAGGGCGACCTCTCCCACCTTGGCTTCGCCTGCGCGGACCGGAGGGGCGTGGACGAGCTGGCGGAGAAGGCAGAGGCAGAGGGCCGCCTGATCTGGCCGGTCACCGAAGCACCCGCGCCGCTTGGCTACTTCTGCGGCGTCGAAGACCCCGACGGCAACCTGGTTGAGTTTTCCTATGGCCAGCCGCTCGGACCACAGCTCGGGAAACCGCCGGGTCCTGGGGAGGAAAGGTCGTGA
- the meaB gene encoding methylmalonyl Co-A mutase-associated GTPase MeaB gives MSGPGASSPEAILKAAQAGDRRALGRAITLIESTRADHRSEARALLETALPASGGSVRIGITGTPGVGKSTFIERFGLTLIDQGLKVAVIAVDPSSRRSGGSILGDKTRMPELSRNHQAFIRPSPSAGTLGGVARRTRETLLLLEAVGYDVVIVETVGVGQSETAVAEMVDVFLLLLSPGGGDELQGIKKGVVELADIMIVNKADGDLEAAARRAAGEYRHALDLLRPSYPEWTPKVLQCSALTGKGVAEVWETIGAFRETLAPAGRIEARRAEQARAWFWQRLEEGLLEALKADSALAAKLPALEKAVMEGERSPTAAAEELLAAFLNPGGSSKG, from the coding sequence GTGAGCGGGCCCGGCGCATCCTCGCCCGAAGCCATCCTGAAGGCCGCGCAGGCGGGCGACCGCCGCGCTCTGGGCCGGGCCATCACTCTCATCGAATCGACCCGCGCCGATCACCGCAGCGAGGCGCGCGCCCTCCTGGAGACCGCCCTGCCCGCAAGCGGCGGGTCCGTGCGCATCGGCATCACCGGCACGCCGGGCGTCGGCAAGTCCACCTTCATCGAGCGTTTCGGCCTCACCCTGATTGACCAGGGACTGAAGGTGGCCGTGATCGCCGTCGATCCCTCCTCGCGCCGCTCGGGGGGTTCGATCCTGGGCGACAAGACCCGCATGCCCGAACTCTCGCGCAACCATCAGGCCTTCATCCGTCCCTCGCCCTCGGCGGGCACGCTGGGCGGCGTTGCGCGGCGCACCCGCGAAACCCTGCTGCTGCTCGAAGCCGTGGGCTATGACGTGGTGATCGTCGAGACGGTCGGGGTCGGTCAGTCGGAGACGGCGGTCGCCGAGATGGTCGATGTCTTCCTGCTGCTGCTCTCGCCGGGCGGCGGCGACGAGCTGCAGGGCATCAAGAAGGGCGTGGTCGAACTGGCCGACATCATGATCGTCAACAAGGCCGACGGCGACCTGGAAGCCGCAGCCCGCCGGGCGGCGGGCGAATACCGCCACGCCCTCGACCTGCTGCGCCCCAGCTATCCCGAATGGACGCCCAAGGTCCTGCAGTGCTCGGCGCTGACCGGCAAGGGCGTCGCCGAGGTCTGGGAGACCATCGGCGCCTTCCGCGAGACCCTGGCCCCTGCCGGGCGGATCGAGGCGCGCCGCGCCGAGCAGGCCCGCGCCTGGTTCTGGCAGCGGTTGGAGGAAGGGCTGCTGGAGGCGTTGAAGGCTGACTCCGCCCTGGCGGCGAAACTGCCCGCCCTGGAGAAGGCGGTCATGGAGGGCGAACGCAGCCCCACGGCGGCGGCGGAGGAACTGCTCGCCGCCTTCTTGAATCCGGGCGGCTCCTCCAAGGGCTGA
- the rpmB gene encoding 50S ribosomal protein L28, with product MSRRCDFTGKGVLTGNNVSHANNKTRRRFLPNMQDAALYSEALGKPVRVRLSTRALRTIEHNGGIDAYLLSTPNAKLAGEALRLKRVIAKVVAKKAA from the coding sequence ATGTCCCGACGTTGCGACTTTACCGGTAAGGGCGTGTTGACCGGCAACAATGTGAGCCACGCGAACAACAAGACGCGTCGCCGCTTTCTGCCGAACATGCAGGACGCCGCCCTCTACAGCGAGGCGCTTGGCAAGCCTGTCCGCGTGCGCCTTTCGACCCGTGCGCTGCGCACCATCGAGCACAACGGCGGCATCGACGCCTACCTGCTCTCCACGCCGAACGCCAAGCTGGCCGGCGAGGCGCTGCGCCTCAAGCGCGTGATCGCCAAGGTCGTCGCCAAGAAGGCCGCCTGA